CATGCCGTAGCCGACGGGTATCATACGTGCAAGCTCATCAACGACATGCAGGAGATTGCGGAGCAGTTGTCCATTGCTTAGATACAAGAAGTCACGCCCAAGGTCGTCCCGATAGCCGTCAGAATCGTAATC
The Phocaeicola salanitronis DSM 18170 genome window above contains:
- a CDS encoding smalltalk protein; the encoded protein is MENNKKNIWGIIIQTLITILTAIGTTLGVTSCI